In the genome of Ancylomarina subtilis, one region contains:
- the rpoC gene encoding DNA-directed RNA polymerase subunit beta' → MAFRRDNKVKSNFTKISISLASPEEILERSSGEVLKPETINYRTYKPERDGLFCERIFGPVKDYECHCGKYKRIRYRGIVCDRCGVEVTEKKVRRERMGHIQLVVPVAHIWYFKSLPNKIGYLLGLPTKKLDTIIYYERYVVINPGVKAADGINYLDFLTEEEYLDILDELPMENQLLDDEDPNKFIAKMGAEALCSLLSRLDLDALSYELRHKASTETSQQRKNEALKRLQVVGAFRDSKEVNNPEWMVVKVVPVIPPELRPLVPLDGGRFATSDLNDLYRRVIIRNNRLKRLIEIKAPEVILRNEKRMLQEAVDSLFDNSRKSNAVKTENNRPLKSLSDSLKGKQGRFRQNLLGKRVDYSARSVIVVGPDLEMHECGIPKDMAAELYKPFVIRKLIERGIVKTVKSAKKIVDRKDPVVWDILENVLKGHPVLLNRAPTLHRLGIQSFQPKLIEGKAIRLHPLACTGFNADFDGDQMAVHLPLGNEAVLEAQMLMLCSHNILNPANGTPITVPSQDMVLGLYYITKSRKGCKGEGITFYSAEEAMIAFNEKAVDLHAIIKVKVKDLNENDELVDTIIETTIGRIIVNECTPEKAGFLNQLITKRALRDIIGYVYKKCGVHATAKFLDDIKNLGYRKAFEGGLSFNLSDVKVPAEKEAMVADGYAQVEEVLNNYNMGFITNNERYNQIIDIWTHVNANLTQTLMTQLETDNEGFNSVYMMLDSGARGSREQIRQLGGMRGLMAKPQKSGAKGGQIIENPILSNFKEGLSVLEYFISTHGARKGLADTALKTADAGYLTRRLVDVAQDVIIHESDCGTLRGLSASAIKNQEDVVASLYERILGRTTVHDVYHPLTGELLVASGMEITEEIAEAIEASPVETVEIRSVLTCEARQGVCAKCYGRNLASGELVQKGEAVGVIAAQSIGEPGTQLTLRTFHVGGTAGNVSAENSVVSKYDGFAEFDELRTVEHTTEDGKKYDVVIGRLAELRIIDKNTNIAVSTHTIPYGSKLYVKDGADVTKDQLICEWDPYNAMIISEFSGKISFDHLIEGVTFTEESDEATGFAEKVIIESKDKAKNASVRILGSNGEILKSYNLPVGAHVSVSEGDMITIGQSVVKIPRNVGKTGDITGGLPRVTELFEARNPSNPAVVSEIDGEITFGKIKRGNREVIVTSRTGQEKKYLVPLSKQMLVQENDYIRAGTPLSDGATTPADILAIKGPTKVQEYIVNEVQDVYRMQGVKINDKHFEIIVRQMMRKVVIADPGDTTFLEKQIVDKQAFMLENDEIFGKKVVLDAGDSNELVSGQIVTARQLRDVNSVLKRKDMKLVVARDVIAATSTQILQGITRASLQTRSFISAASFQETTKVLNEAAIRGKVDHLEGLKENVICGHLIPAGTGLRDYKDIVVGAKEDYEKLLANTSKDE, encoded by the coding sequence ATGGCATTCAGAAGAGATAACAAAGTAAAGAGTAATTTTACAAAAATCTCTATCAGTCTTGCTTCTCCTGAAGAGATTTTAGAAAGATCGAGTGGGGAAGTTTTAAAGCCTGAAACCATCAACTATCGTACTTATAAACCAGAGCGCGACGGATTATTCTGTGAAAGAATTTTTGGTCCTGTAAAGGATTATGAGTGTCACTGTGGAAAATACAAACGTATCCGTTACCGTGGTATTGTTTGTGACCGATGTGGTGTTGAGGTAACCGAGAAAAAAGTACGCCGTGAGCGTATGGGACACATCCAATTGGTTGTGCCTGTAGCGCATATTTGGTATTTTAAATCGTTGCCAAATAAAATTGGTTACCTTTTAGGTTTACCAACTAAAAAATTAGATACGATCATTTATTACGAGCGTTATGTCGTAATTAATCCAGGTGTAAAAGCCGCTGATGGTATCAATTATCTTGATTTCCTAACTGAAGAAGAATATCTGGATATTCTGGATGAACTTCCAATGGAAAATCAATTACTTGATGATGAAGATCCAAACAAGTTTATTGCTAAGATGGGTGCAGAAGCACTTTGCAGTCTACTTTCTCGTTTAGATCTTGATGCATTGTCATATGAATTACGTCATAAGGCTAGTACTGAAACCTCACAGCAACGTAAAAACGAAGCTTTGAAGCGTCTTCAGGTTGTTGGTGCTTTCCGTGATTCTAAGGAAGTAAATAATCCTGAATGGATGGTTGTAAAAGTTGTTCCTGTAATTCCACCGGAATTACGTCCTTTGGTACCATTGGATGGTGGACGTTTTGCAACATCGGATTTAAATGACCTTTATCGTCGTGTAATCATCCGTAACAACCGTCTTAAAAGACTAATTGAAATCAAAGCGCCAGAAGTAATCCTACGTAACGAAAAACGTATGCTTCAGGAGGCTGTTGATTCACTATTTGATAACTCACGTAAATCTAATGCGGTTAAGACAGAAAATAACCGTCCTTTGAAATCTCTTTCTGATTCATTGAAAGGTAAGCAAGGTCGTTTCCGTCAGAATCTATTGGGTAAGCGTGTTGACTATTCAGCTCGTTCGGTAATTGTTGTAGGTCCGGATTTGGAAATGCACGAATGTGGTATTCCTAAGGATATGGCAGCTGAACTTTATAAGCCTTTCGTTATTCGTAAGCTTATTGAGCGTGGAATTGTTAAGACTGTAAAATCAGCAAAGAAAATCGTTGATCGTAAAGATCCAGTGGTTTGGGATATTCTTGAGAATGTATTGAAAGGACATCCAGTGCTGCTTAACCGTGCCCCAACTCTTCACCGTTTGGGTATTCAGTCTTTCCAACCAAAATTGATTGAAGGAAAAGCGATTCGTCTACACCCTCTTGCATGTACCGGTTTCAATGCCGACTTTGATGGTGACCAGATGGCGGTTCACTTGCCTTTAGGTAATGAAGCTGTTCTTGAAGCTCAGATGCTAATGTTGTGTTCTCACAATATTTTGAATCCAGCGAATGGTACGCCAATTACAGTTCCTTCTCAGGATATGGTACTTGGTTTATACTATATTACTAAGTCAAGAAAAGGTTGTAAAGGAGAAGGCATCACTTTCTATTCAGCAGAAGAGGCTATGATTGCTTTTAACGAGAAAGCGGTTGATCTTCATGCGATTATTAAAGTGAAAGTGAAAGATTTAAATGAGAATGACGAATTAGTTGATACTATTATTGAGACAACTATTGGTCGTATCATTGTAAATGAGTGCACTCCTGAAAAAGCAGGTTTCTTAAATCAGTTGATTACTAAGAGAGCGCTTCGCGATATCATTGGATACGTGTATAAGAAGTGTGGTGTTCACGCTACTGCTAAGTTCCTTGATGATATTAAAAACTTAGGTTACCGAAAAGCATTCGAAGGTGGGTTATCCTTTAACCTTTCTGATGTTAAAGTTCCTGCTGAGAAGGAAGCAATGGTAGCTGATGGTTACGCGCAAGTTGAAGAAGTATTGAATAACTATAATATGGGTTTCATTACGAACAACGAGCGTTACAACCAGATTATTGATATTTGGACGCATGTAAATGCTAATCTGACTCAAACATTGATGACTCAGTTGGAAACGGATAATGAAGGTTTCAACTCTGTATATATGATGCTTGATTCTGGTGCTCGTGGATCGCGAGAGCAGATTCGTCAGTTGGGTGGTATGCGTGGTCTGATGGCCAAGCCTCAGAAATCTGGAGCTAAAGGTGGTCAGATTATTGAGAATCCAATTCTTTCAAACTTTAAGGAAGGTCTTTCTGTACTTGAGTACTTTATTTCGACTCACGGTGCTCGTAAAGGTCTTGCGGATACGGCCCTTAAAACGGCCGATGCGGGTTATCTAACTCGTCGTTTGGTTGATGTTGCACAAGACGTAATTATCCACGAGTCAGATTGTGGAACGTTAAGAGGTCTTTCTGCATCAGCTATTAAGAATCAAGAAGATGTTGTTGCCTCATTATACGAAAGAATTTTAGGTCGTACAACAGTTCATGATGTTTATCATCCGTTAACAGGAGAACTTTTAGTCGCTTCAGGTATGGAAATTACTGAAGAAATTGCAGAGGCTATTGAAGCTTCTCCAGTTGAAACAGTAGAGATTCGTTCAGTATTAACTTGTGAAGCTCGTCAGGGTGTTTGTGCGAAATGTTACGGACGTAACCTTGCTAGTGGTGAACTTGTTCAGAAAGGTGAGGCTGTAGGTGTTATTGCTGCACAGTCAATCGGTGAGCCAGGTACACAGTTGACACTTCGTACTTTCCACGTAGGGGGTACAGCGGGTAACGTTTCTGCAGAAAACTCGGTTGTTTCTAAATACGATGGTTTTGCTGAGTTTGATGAATTAAGAACTGTTGAGCATACAACTGAAGATGGTAAAAAATATGATGTTGTAATTGGTCGTTTGGCTGAATTACGTATTATCGATAAGAACACCAATATTGCTGTATCAACTCATACAATCCCATATGGTTCTAAACTGTATGTTAAGGATGGAGCTGATGTTACTAAAGACCAGTTGATTTGTGAGTGGGATCCTTATAATGCAATGATTATTTCAGAATTCTCTGGAAAGATTTCATTTGATCATTTGATCGAAGGAGTAACTTTCACTGAGGAGTCTGATGAAGCAACTGGTTTTGCTGAAAAAGTAATTATCGAATCTAAGGATAAAGCTAAGAATGCAAGTGTTAGAATTTTAGGTTCTAACGGTGAAATTCTTAAGTCTTACAACTTACCGGTAGGTGCTCACGTTTCAGTAAGTGAAGGGGATATGATTACAATTGGACAATCCGTTGTTAAGATTCCTAGAAACGTTGGTAAAACAGGTGATATCACCGGGGGTCTTCCTCGTGTTACTGAGTTGTTTGAGGCTCGTAACCCATCTAATCCAGCTGTTGTTTCTGAGATTGATGGTGAAATTACTTTTGGTAAGATTAAGCGTGGTAACCGCGAAGTTATTGTTACTTCCAGAACAGGTCAAGAGAAGAAGTACCTTGTACCTCTATCTAAGCAAATGCTTGTTCAGGAAAATGACTATATCAGAGCTGGTACTCCACTTTCTGACGGAGCTACAACTCCTGCTGATATTCTTGCAATTAAAGGTCCAACTAAGGTTCAGGAGTATATCGTGAACGAAGTGCAGGACGTTTACCGTATGCAGGGTGTGAAGATTAACGATAAGCACTTTGAGATTATCGTACGTCAGATGATGCGTAAGGTTGTGATTGCTGATCCGGGAGATACAACATTCCTTGAAAAACAAATTGTCGACAAGCAAGCGTTTATGCTTGAGAATGATGAGATTTTCGGTAAGAAAGTTGTTCTTGATGCTGGTGACTCAAACGAACTGGTTTCTGGACAGATTGTAACTGCCAGACAATTACGTGACGTTAATTCAGTATTGAAGCGTAAGGATATGAAATTGGTTGTTGCTCGTGATGTTATTGCGGCTACTTCTACTCAGATTCTACAAGGGATTACCCGTGCATCACTTCAAACTCGATCATTTATTTCAGCTGCTTCTTTCCAGGAGACAACTAAAGTATTGAACGAGGCTGCAATTCGTGGTAAGGTTGATCATCTTGAAGGATTGAAAGAGAACGTTATTTGCGGTCACTTGATTCCTGCTGGTACTGGTCTTCGCGATTACAAAGACATTGTAGTTGGAGCTAAAGAAGATTACGAGAAACTTCTTGCTAATACGTCTAAAGACGAATAA
- the rpoB gene encoding DNA-directed RNA polymerase subunit beta, protein MSSNTISQRISFASNKDQFLYPDFLEVQLKSFQDFFQLETISEKRKSEGLFKVFSENFPITDTRNNFVLEFLDYFVDPPRYSIEECIERGLSYSVPLKAKLKLYCTDPEHEDFDTVIQDVYLGTVPYMTEKGTFVINGAERVVVSQLHRSPGVFFGQSLHTNGTKLYSARIIPFKGSWIEFATDINNVMYAYIDRKKKLPVTTLLRSIGFESDKEILEIFDLADEIKVSKTGLKKVVGRKLAARVLKSWIEDFVDEDTGEVVSIERNEVIIDRETIVEPEHIEEILESGAKTILLHKEQQNLADYAIIYNTLQKDPCNSEKEAVLHIYRQLRNSEPPDEATARDVIDKLFFSDKRYDLGDVGRYRINKKLGLNTDSDVKVLTKEDIIEIIKYLIKLLNARTDVDDIDHLSNRRVRTVGEQLYSQFGVGLARMARTIRERMNVRDNEVFTPIDLINSKTLSSVINSFFGTNALSQFMDQTNPLAEVTHKRRMSALGPGGLSRERAGFEVRDVHYTHYGRLCPIETPEGPNIGLISSLCVFAKINDLGFIETPYRKVTNGKVDLSHEGVNYLSAEEEEGLIIAQANAPLNEDGSFVNAKAKSRKDGDFPFEEIENLDLMDVAPNQIASIAASLIPFLEHDDANRALMGSNMMRQAVPVIKPESPVVGTGLEANVAKDSRTQIVAQRNGVVEFVDATKIVIAYERSEDEAFVSFESNVVTYNLPKYQKTNQGTTIDLKPIVSKGDKVVAGQILTDGYGTQTGELALGRNLKVAFMPWKGYNYEDAIVISERIVKDDVFTSIHVDEYTLEVRDTKRGMEELTSDIPNVSEEATRNLDENGLIRIGANVEPGDILIGKITPKGESDPSPEEKLLRAIFGDKAGDVKDASLKASPSLRGVVIEKKLFSRAVRDRKSKQSDKPLLQKLDEEFEKTIANLNNLLVDKLFTICNGKTSQGVKDYLSVDLIPKGVKFTQKLLMEINYLQVDPNKWTTDKDKNETIKTLLHNYIIKYKELDSASKRKKYNVTIGDEMPVGIIQMAKVYVAKKRKLQIGDKMAGRHGNKGIVSRVVRQEDMPFLEDGTTVDICLNPLGVPSRMNLGQVFETVLGWAGIELGLKFATPIFDGASLDEITAYTDKAGVPAFGKAYLHDGGTGVRFDQPATVGVIYMLKLGHMVDDKMHARSIGPYSLITQQPLGGKAQFGGQRFGEMEVWALEAFGAAHILQEILTIKSDDVMGRAKAYEAIVKGEPMPAPGIPESLNVLLHELRGLGLSVKLV, encoded by the coding sequence ATGTCTTCAAATACTATTAGTCAAAGAATTAGTTTTGCTTCGAATAAGGATCAGTTTTTATATCCTGACTTTTTGGAAGTACAATTAAAATCTTTTCAAGACTTTTTTCAGTTGGAAACAATTTCTGAAAAAAGAAAGAGCGAAGGATTATTTAAGGTATTTAGTGAGAATTTCCCAATTACGGATACACGTAACAATTTCGTATTGGAATTTCTTGACTATTTTGTTGATCCACCACGTTACTCCATCGAAGAGTGTATTGAACGAGGCCTTAGTTACAGTGTGCCCCTAAAGGCAAAACTAAAGCTATATTGTACCGACCCTGAACATGAGGATTTCGATACAGTAATTCAGGATGTATATCTTGGAACTGTACCTTACATGACAGAAAAGGGTACTTTCGTTATCAATGGTGCTGAGCGTGTTGTTGTATCTCAACTTCACCGTTCTCCTGGTGTATTCTTCGGACAAAGTTTACATACCAACGGAACTAAGTTATATTCCGCACGTATTATTCCTTTCAAAGGATCATGGATCGAATTTGCTACTGACATCAATAATGTCATGTATGCATATATCGACCGTAAGAAAAAGCTTCCTGTTACCACTCTATTAAGATCGATTGGTTTCGAAAGCGATAAAGAAATTCTTGAGATCTTTGATCTCGCTGATGAAATTAAAGTTTCAAAAACCGGACTTAAAAAAGTAGTCGGTCGTAAACTTGCCGCTCGTGTTCTTAAATCTTGGATTGAAGACTTCGTAGATGAAGATACAGGAGAGGTTGTTTCTATCGAGCGTAATGAGGTTATCATCGATAGAGAAACTATTGTTGAACCAGAACACATAGAAGAAATTCTTGAATCAGGTGCAAAGACTATCTTGTTGCACAAGGAGCAGCAAAATCTTGCTGATTATGCAATTATTTACAATACTTTGCAGAAAGACCCTTGTAACTCTGAAAAAGAAGCTGTTCTTCATATCTATCGTCAATTAAGAAACTCTGAGCCACCTGATGAGGCTACAGCTCGTGATGTAATTGACAAGTTGTTTTTCTCAGACAAACGTTACGATTTAGGTGATGTGGGTCGTTATAGAATCAACAAGAAACTTGGTTTGAATACCGACAGCGATGTTAAGGTGTTAACTAAGGAAGATATTATTGAGATTATCAAGTACCTTATTAAGTTGCTAAACGCGCGTACTGATGTGGATGATATTGACCACTTGAGTAACCGTCGTGTTCGTACTGTAGGGGAACAATTATATAGTCAATTTGGAGTTGGTTTAGCTCGTATGGCACGTACCATTCGTGAAAGAATGAATGTTCGTGACAATGAGGTGTTTACTCCAATTGATTTGATTAACTCGAAGACTTTATCTTCGGTTATAAACTCATTCTTTGGAACGAATGCTTTATCTCAGTTTATGGATCAAACCAATCCACTTGCCGAGGTAACTCATAAGAGAAGAATGTCAGCTCTTGGACCAGGTGGTCTGTCTCGTGAGAGAGCAGGTTTCGAGGTTCGAGATGTTCACTATACTCACTATGGTCGTTTATGTCCTATTGAAACACCAGAGGGACCAAATATTGGTTTGATTTCGTCTTTATGTGTATTCGCTAAGATTAACGATTTAGGGTTTATTGAAACACCATACCGTAAGGTTACAAATGGAAAAGTTGATTTAAGTCATGAAGGTGTAAACTACCTTTCAGCTGAGGAAGAAGAAGGATTGATTATTGCTCAAGCTAATGCGCCATTGAACGAAGATGGTTCATTTGTAAATGCGAAGGCAAAATCACGTAAAGATGGTGACTTCCCATTTGAAGAGATTGAGAATCTTGATTTGATGGACGTTGCGCCTAATCAGATTGCTTCAATCGCGGCGTCTTTGATTCCGTTCCTTGAGCATGATGATGCCAACCGTGCTTTGATGGGATCGAATATGATGCGTCAGGCTGTTCCTGTTATCAAGCCGGAATCTCCAGTTGTAGGTACAGGTCTTGAAGCAAATGTGGCTAAGGATTCACGTACTCAGATTGTAGCTCAAAGAAATGGTGTTGTTGAATTTGTTGATGCAACTAAAATTGTAATCGCTTACGAAAGAAGCGAAGATGAGGCATTTGTGAGTTTTGAATCAAATGTTGTTACTTACAATTTACCAAAATATCAGAAAACAAACCAGGGAACAACGATTGACCTTAAGCCTATCGTATCTAAAGGGGATAAAGTTGTTGCGGGTCAAATCTTAACCGATGGTTATGGTACCCAAACTGGTGAGTTAGCACTTGGTCGTAACCTGAAGGTGGCATTTATGCCTTGGAAAGGTTATAACTATGAGGATGCGATTGTTATCTCAGAACGTATTGTTAAAGATGATGTATTTACTTCAATTCACGTTGATGAATACACACTTGAAGTACGTGATACTAAGCGTGGAATGGAAGAATTGACTTCAGATATTCCAAACGTTAGTGAAGAAGCAACTCGTAACCTTGATGAAAATGGTTTGATTCGTATTGGTGCGAATGTAGAACCAGGCGATATCCTTATCGGTAAGATTACTCCTAAAGGAGAGTCGGATCCTTCTCCAGAAGAGAAATTGCTTCGTGCAATTTTCGGTGATAAAGCAGGTGATGTTAAAGATGCATCTCTTAAAGCTTCACCTTCACTTCGTGGTGTTGTGATTGAGAAAAAATTATTCTCTCGTGCCGTTCGTGATCGTAAGTCGAAGCAAAGTGATAAGCCACTTTTGCAGAAACTTGACGAAGAGTTTGAAAAAACAATTGCAAACTTAAACAACCTTCTTGTTGATAAATTGTTTACGATTTGTAATGGTAAAACGTCACAAGGTGTTAAGGATTATTTGAGTGTTGATTTGATTCCTAAAGGTGTTAAGTTTACTCAGAAGTTATTAATGGAGATTAATTATTTGCAAGTTGATCCTAATAAGTGGACAACTGACAAGGATAAGAATGAAACCATTAAGACCTTACTACATAACTATATTATCAAGTACAAAGAACTTGATAGTGCAAGTAAGCGTAAGAAATACAATGTTACTATCGGAGACGAAATGCCAGTAGGTATCATCCAGATGGCTAAAGTTTATGTTGCTAAGAAACGTAAACTACAGATTGGTGATAAAATGGCGGGTCGTCACGGTAATAAGGGTATTGTTTCACGTGTTGTTCGTCAGGAAGATATGCCATTCCTTGAGGATGGAACGACTGTTGACATTTGCTTGAACCCACTTGGGGTACCTTCTCGTATGAACCTTGGACAGGTATTTGAAACTGTGCTTGGATGGGCAGGTATTGAGTTAGGGTTGAAGTTTGCGACACCGATTTTCGATGGTGCAAGTCTAGACGAAATTACTGCATATACTGACAAAGCTGGTGTACCTGCTTTCGGTAAAGCTTACCTTCACGATGGAGGTACGGGTGTAAGATTTGATCAGCCTGCTACGGTTGGTGTTATTTACATGCTGAAACTAGGTCATATGGTTGATGATAAGATGCACGCGCGTTCTATCGGTCCTTATTCTCTGATTACTCAGCAACCACTTGGTGGTAAAGCTCAGTTTGGTGGTCAGCGTTTTGGAGAGATGGAGGTTTGGGCTCTTGAGGCCTTTGGTGCTGCCCATATCCTACAGGAAATCTTGACTATTAAGTCGGATGATGTAATGGGTAGAGCGAAAGCTTATGAAGCTATCGTTAAAGGTGAACCTATGCCAGCTCCTGGTATCCCTGAATCTCTAAATGTGTTATTACACGAACTTAGAGGTCTTGGCTTGAGCGTTAAATTAGTATAA
- the rplL gene encoding 50S ribosomal protein L7/L12, which translates to MADLKKFAEELVNLTVKEVSELAQILKDEYGIEPAAAAVVVAGGAAEGGAAEQTEFDVILKSAGGSKLAVVKLVKELTGLGLKDAKAAVDAAPAPLKEKVSKEEAEALKAQLEEAGAEVELK; encoded by the coding sequence ATGGCAGATTTAAAAAAGTTTGCAGAAGAATTAGTTAATTTGACTGTTAAGGAAGTAAGTGAATTAGCTCAAATCTTAAAAGATGAGTACGGAATTGAGCCAGCTGCTGCTGCTGTAGTTGTTGCAGGTGGAGCTGCTGAAGGTGGTGCTGCTGAGCAAACTGAATTTGACGTAATTCTTAAATCAGCAGGTGGTTCTAAACTAGCTGTTGTAAAATTAGTTAAGGAATTAACTGGTCTTGGACTTAAGGACGCTAAGGCTGCAGTTGACGCTGCACCAGCTCCATTGAAAGAAAAAGTTTCTAAAGAAGAAGCTGAAGCATTAAAAGCACAATTAGAAGAAGCTGGAGCTGAAGTTGAACTTAAATAG
- the rplJ gene encoding 50S ribosomal protein L10: MKKEDKIQIIDSLTEQINASNHFYLADTSGMDAETTSALRRACFEKQIKMIVVKNTLLRNALGKVEVECDDLTETLKGSTSLMLSDVGNAPAKLIKEFNKSNDKPVLKGAFVEGAVYIGAGELDTLASIKSKEELIGDIIAALQSPIQKVVSALENGKGEDTEEVVSE; the protein is encoded by the coding sequence ATGAAAAAGGAAGACAAAATTCAGATTATTGATAGCTTGACAGAACAAATCAACGCATCAAATCATTTTTATCTAGCTGACACCTCAGGGATGGATGCTGAAACAACTTCTGCTTTACGTAGAGCTTGTTTTGAGAAGCAGATCAAAATGATTGTTGTAAAAAACACATTGCTTCGTAATGCTTTAGGCAAAGTCGAAGTAGAGTGTGATGATTTGACTGAAACCCTTAAGGGATCAACATCTCTTATGCTTTCAGATGTGGGAAATGCTCCTGCTAAGCTAATCAAAGAATTCAATAAAAGTAATGATAAACCAGTACTAAAAGGAGCTTTCGTAGAGGGAGCTGTTTATATTGGAGCTGGTGAGTTAGACACGCTTGCGTCTATTAAGTCTAAGGAAGAACTTATTGGTGATATTATTGCAGCATTGCAATCTCCAATTCAGAAAGTTGTTTCTGCTTTAGAAAACGGTAAGGGTGAAGATACTGAAGAAGTAGTATCAGAGTAA
- the rplA gene encoding 50S ribosomal protein L1, whose amino-acid sequence MGKLTKNKKLALEKVEADKIYTIDEAAALVKEITTTKFDASVDMDVRLGVDPRKANQMVRGVVTLPHGTGKNVRVLVLCTPDKEEEAKAAGADYVGLDEFIAKIKGGWTDIDVIITMPTVMAKVGALGRVLGPRGLMPNPKSGTVTMDIAKAVNEVKAGKIDFKVDKYGIIHSSVGKASFEVDKIKDNAKEFVGIINKLKPSAAKGTYIKSVYLSSTMSIGIQIDPKSLLD is encoded by the coding sequence ATGGGTAAACTAACAAAAAATAAAAAGTTAGCTTTAGAAAAAGTCGAAGCAGATAAGATCTACACTATCGACGAAGCCGCAGCATTGGTTAAGGAGATTACCACTACTAAATTTGACGCTTCAGTGGATATGGATGTCCGCTTAGGAGTTGACCCTAGAAAAGCGAATCAAATGGTTCGTGGTGTGGTGACTCTACCTCACGGTACTGGTAAGAATGTTCGTGTTTTGGTTCTTTGTACTCCTGATAAGGAAGAAGAAGCTAAAGCTGCAGGTGCTGACTATGTTGGACTTGACGAATTTATTGCTAAGATCAAAGGTGGTTGGACTGATATAGATGTTATCATTACTATGCCAACTGTTATGGCTAAAGTAGGTGCACTAGGACGTGTATTAGGACCTCGTGGTTTAATGCCAAATCCTAAGAGCGGTACTGTAACTATGGACATCGCTAAAGCTGTAAATGAAGTTAAGGCTGGGAAGATAGATTTCAAGGTCGATAAATATGGTATTATTCACTCTTCAGTTGGTAAGGCATCTTTTGAAGTAGACAAAATCAAAGATAATGCTAAAGAATTCGTTGGTATTATCAACAAATTGAAGCCATCTGCAGCAAAAGGGACTTACATTAAGAGTGTGTACCTGTCAAGTACAATGAGTATTGGGATTCAAATTGACCCCAAGTCACTTCTTGACTAA
- the rplK gene encoding 50S ribosomal protein L11 yields the protein MAKEVAGLIKLQIKGGAANPSPPVGPALGAKGVNIMDFCKQFNARTQDMAGKVVPVVITVYKDSSFEFITKTPPVAVQVLEAAKLKSGSAEPNRVKVGSITWEQVRAIAEGKMKDLNAFEVESAMSMVAGTARSMGVTISGDSPLNQ from the coding sequence ATGGCTAAAGAAGTAGCAGGATTAATAAAGTTGCAGATCAAAGGTGGTGCTGCAAATCCTTCACCTCCAGTAGGACCGGCATTAGGTGCTAAGGGAGTAAATATCATGGATTTTTGTAAGCAATTCAATGCTAGAACTCAAGATATGGCTGGGAAAGTTGTTCCAGTTGTAATCACGGTTTATAAAGATAGCTCTTTTGAATTTATTACAAAAACTCCTCCTGTTGCTGTTCAGGTTTTAGAAGCTGCAAAATTGAAATCGGGTTCTGCTGAACCTAACCGTGTAAAGGTTGGTTCAATTACTTGGGAACAAGTAAGAGCAATCGCAGAAGGAAAGATGAAAGATTTGAATGCTTTTGAAGTAGAAAGCGCCATGAGTATGGTTGCTGGAACAGCAAGAAGTATGGGTGTCACTATTTCTGGTGATAGTCCGCTTAATCAATAA